The Physeter macrocephalus isolate SW-GA chromosome 17, ASM283717v5, whole genome shotgun sequence nucleotide sequence TGTTCATGGTTGATTCTCATATTGCTGTGAAGTTTCATGGTAATGTAGGAATACTTTATTTGTCCTGATATCATTTGCATATTTTTAGTATGCAAATGGAAATAGGTgctaaaatatatagatagaaagataggATTTTGCTTCTACTGAAATGTATTTGAGAAAAGTATATAGATGCAGGCTATACATTGAAAATTAGAACAACTTCTCTCATGCTTCTTCCATATTGATAAAAAGAATTCCCATCATATTAAACTGGACTCTATTATTACAGGAATTGCTGACACTGGAGGATGTGGCTGTGGAGTTCAACTGGGAGGAGTGGCAGCTCCTGGATGCTGCCCAGAAAGACCTATACCGGGATGTGATGTTGGAGAACTTTAACAATTTGGTGTCACTGGGTAAGGACAGCTCCCTGTGTCACTTAGAGGTGCCCAGTCACTGGCCTTTTCTCCATCACCTGATGAAAACTTTGCAGTCACTGTGGTCTTCCAAAGAGTTATATTTTCAGTCCCCTGTGTGGCCCCAAACAAAAGGGTATACTCTCCTGTACACTGAAGGAGAACTTTTACTTTGCATATAAGAAATTTTGTCTCTAAAATGCAGTATTTTCCCATCTTGACATACTGTACCCCAGTCCCTGTATCTAAGTCTTCTATCATTTCTCACGAACAGGGTATCAAGCTACCAATCCAGATACACTCTCCAAGCTGGAACATGGAAAAGAACCATGCATAATAGAAAACGAAATCCAGAATAGAACCTGTCCAGGTGAGTGAGGGAGAACCAGCAAGGGGAGTGGTCAGGGAGGTCATATTCTAGTCATTAAGAGAAGGAGTCACAGCTGTGAGGGTGACTGAGGCCCCCACAACAGCTGCTCCACATATTCATCTCCCCAGATGAGCACTCTTTCTTTGTGGGTATTTAGCTTTAAATATATTCCTTGTCTCTTCTTGGATctgatatttatttcctcttacaTCTTTATAATTTTGTACTGGGATCATATGGTAGACAATAAAGATCCAGTCCCCCCACTATATATCATCTTTTAAGCACTTTCATTCCATTTTTCCTAGGAATCGGGAAAGTTGACAGTCATCTGCCAGAGCATTCTCAAGACCAAAGATTTCCAAAGAGCCTGCAACAATGCAGTGAACAGAATGCATTTAGAAAGAGTGTTCATCTGAGCAAAACACGTTTAGCCCTAATACAAAATCATACGTTTGACTTATGTAAAAAAGCTTGGAAATCAAGCTTAAGTTTAGTTAACCAGAAGAGAAGATATGAAATAAAGAACCCTGTGGAGTTTAATGGAGATAAGAAATTCTTTCTACATGGTGATCGTGAACAGTTGTATTCTGGAATTGAATTTCCTGAAAGTATGAAACACATCATTGCTAAGTTCCAAGTCCTTAAGCATCAGAGGACTCACAAAATAGAGAAATCCCAGGCCTGCGTTGAAAGTGAGAAAACATGCATCAGGAAATCTCAGCTTATTTCTCACGAGAGCATTCATATAGGAGACAAACTCCATCAGTGTGATCTGTGTGAGAAATCCTTCTCCAGAAATGTCATGTTCACTAAACATCAGAAAACTCAAACACGAGACAAACCCCATTTAACCAGTGGATGCAGAAAAGTCTCTACTGTGAAGAGCAGTCCCACTGTACGTCAGCAAACCCAAACAGGAGAGAAATCCTATATGTGCAGTGAGTGTGGAAAAGGCTTCACAGTGAGGCGCTATCTGATTGCACATCAGCGAACTCACagtggagagaaaccttatgtgtgcagtgaatgtggaaaaGGCTTCACCGTGAAGAGCAATCTCATTGTGCATCAGCGCACTCACACAGGGGAAAAACCCTATGTATGCAGTGAGTGTGCGAAAGGCTTCACCATGAAGCGCTATCTTGTTGTACACCAGCgaactcatactggagagaaaccatatttgtgcagtgaatgtgggaaaggcTTCACCGTGAAGAGTAATCTCATAGTACATCAGCGATCTCATACAGGGGAGAAATCTTACatatgcagtgaatgtgggaaaggcTTCACTGTGAAACGCACTCTCATTATACATCAGCGAACTCACACGGGAGAGAAATCTTACCTATGTAACGAATGCGGAAAAGGCTTCACCACAAAGCGCACTCTTGTTATACATCAGCGAACTCACACgggtgagaaaccctatgaatgcaatgagtgtggaaaagccttcagCCAGAAGATATGCCTCATACAACATGAGAGGTGTCATACAGGAAAGACGCCCTTCATATGTACTGAGTGTGGAAAATCCTATTCCCACAAGTATGGTCTCATTAcccatcagagaattcacacaggagagaaaccctatgagtgcaatgaatgtggaaaagccttcaccACGAAGTCAGTTCTCAATGTACATCAAAGAACTCACACAGGAGAAAGACCATATGGCTGCAGTGATTGTGAGAAAGCCTTCTCCCACTTGTCAAACCTTGTTAAACATAAGAAAATGCACATAAGAGAAATGAGTAGATTCGCTCAAGTTGGAAATTCCTTTAACAGAGAGTCACAGCTCATTACTTACGATTGAACAAGAGCCCCATTAATGCAATGACTGGGGAAATGCCTTCTGTGGCAGCTAAGACTTTGTTTAAACACCAGTGTTTCTAGCAGAGCAGAACGTAATCATGTTACTGCCTGTTACCAGATGTGTGCCCTGAGGAGATGAAAGGATTTGCGCAGGAGATAAACCTGGTGAATATAGTGAATGTGGTAGTGCCTTTAGTGATTCTTACCTCACATTTTCTGTCAATGAAAACATGTTGGAAAAACTCTGATACATTCAGTGTGGAGATGCCTTGGGCAAAACTTTCTGACTTCGTTATATGTCTGAAAAGTATATACTCTATATTCCCCGACAAATTCTGTGAATGCAGAGACTAGGAAAGTCTTCAGTGGGAAGACAGACTTTATTATCAGGGATCTTCATTGATCATCAGTGAGCTCATTGTTCatagaaatatgatttttttttaaaaaaggagatatGATGACCACGGGAATGTCTTTCCCCCAGAAAGAAGACCTCAGTGAGTGTcagagttcacactggagaaaaactTTTAAGAGGATAGTATATATGGCAGGATTTCAGTGATACATTCTGCCTCATCATTTGTCAGGAAATCatatagaaattaaaacctttatgaACATGCTAAAGGTAGAGCATCTTTAGTTAAATATCAGAGGACTTAAAAAGgacttaaaaaggaatgaagttctgtgAAAATGATAAATGTTTAAGTGCTTTTTGTTACAAATCTAACCATCATATATCAGATAATGCACCTGAATCTCCTTTCTGGCCTTGTCAGTAATtccatagttttaaaaagaagtctGCTTTTATCATCActgatttttattgttatatatgATGCAAGAGTGTTCTATGCCTACCCTCATATGTGATTAGCTCATACTTTTCTTCGGCTataaacatatttgtaaatttatcaTACTGAACTTCTTTAAAAGGAAACTGAATATGAACACGTACTTGCACTTGCTTAACTAAGTTTATAAATATCACCAAATATTTTACAAAACCAccttcaaagttatttttataaaatttataatttgaaatcattttaacttataagaaaatgcaaaagtaGTCCAGAGAATTCCCTAGTATCCTTTCTGCAACTTCTTCCAgtaaaaacattttatgtaaCCATATTTTATTATCAAACCCAggaaaatgacattggtagtatACTGTTAACTCCTAACCTTTGGAGTTTAGATTTCACTAgattttacatgaatttttaaatcattttttttttaattctaaggtGCTTTATTACATATATAGATTTCATTGTAACCGTCATCCCCAGGACGTACGACTGTTTTATCAACACAGACACCCTCATGCTACTTTTTTATGCTCACATCCTCTATCCAAacctacctctggcaaccacttgtcTGTTTTCCATcaatataattttgtcatttatgaatgttatcaaaataatttttataactggattttatataaataagttgtatttatttatacaaatttaCAATTTCTTATTAATGAGGAACATGTaagctttttgggttttttttgtctcTCAGCAAATTGCCATTAAGACTTATTTGagttgtattgttttatttttattagtgagTAGTATACATACTGGATGTATTAGTTTGTCTATCAATTCACTCTTCAgagaagtttgttttgtttcctgggtTTCAACTGTTATAGGGAAAGATGCTGTAAATCGACATCCagggttttgtgtgaacataaattttcattccTCTATAATAAATATTCAGGTGTGTGCTTATTAGGACATATGGTAAGTTATTTTAGCGTTAAAAGAAACTACCAGACTCtcttccagagtggctataccattcgacattctcaccagcagtgtatgaaatccacttgttccacatcctctccagcacttggtattttcagtatgttttattttagccACTCTACTAGCAATAGATGAGAGATTCAATTGCTCTTCATCGtcgtcagcacttggtattgtcctATTCTATTAGGTTTGTGGTTGTATCTAATCTTGAGCTTAACCCGCATTTCCCTCATGGCTAACAAccctgttattgttattatcattatcatcatcatttttggacttacttataactggaaatttgtaccttttgaccaccttcacaaTTTCCACCATCCCACCCccttccagcctctggcaaccacaatcTGTTCTTTATTATCTACAAGTTTGGGGGGTTTTGGATTCTACAAATAAGAGAGATCATATAATATTCGTCTTTCTTGGCCTGACatatttcactcagcaaaatgccctcaatgtcacaaatggcaagatttccttctttttatggttggATAATATTCCGTTGCATAAataccacgttttctttatccatttatctgtcaatagAAATTTAGGctttccatgtcatggctattgtaaata carries:
- the ZNF614 gene encoding zinc finger protein 614; amino-acid sequence: MIKVQELLTLEDVAVEFNWEEWQLLDAAQKDLYRDVMLENFNNLVSLGYQATNPDTLSKLEHGKEPCIIENEIQNRTCPGIGKVDSHLPEHSQDQRFPKSLQQCSEQNAFRKSVHLSKTRLALIQNHTFDLCKKAWKSSLSLVNQKRRYEIKNPVEFNGDKKFFLHGDREQLYSGIEFPESMKHIIAKFQVLKHQRTHKIEKSQACVESEKTCIRKSQLISHESIHIGDKLHQCDLCEKSFSRNVMFTKHQKTQTRDKPHLTSGCRKVSTVKSSPTVRQQTQTGEKSYMCSECGKGFTVRRYLIAHQRTHSGEKPYVCSECGKGFTVKSNLIVHQRTHTGEKPYVCSECAKGFTMKRYLVVHQRTHTGEKPYLCSECGKGFTVKSNLIVHQRSHTGEKSYICSECGKGFTVKRTLIIHQRTHTGEKSYLCNECGKGFTTKRTLVIHQRTHTGEKPYECNECGKAFSQKICLIQHERCHTGKTPFICTECGKSYSHKYGLITHQRIHTGEKPYECNECGKAFTTKSVLNVHQRTHTGERPYGCSDCEKAFSHLSNLVKHKKMHIREMSRFAQVGNSFNRESQLITYD